A segment of the Entomomonas moraniae genome:
TATTGATGTAGTGATTGATCGTTTTAAGGTAAAACCTGATATTCAGCAGCGCTTGGCAGAGTCTTTTGAAACAGCACTTAAGCTAGCAGATGATACTGCGATTATTGCCCCCATGGAAGGTGAAGAGCTTGATGAGATTTTGTTTTCGGCTAAGTTCGCATGTCCTATCTGTGGCTTTTCTATCAGCGAGCTAGAACCTAAACTGTTTTCATTTAATAATCCGGCTGGGGCTTGTCCTAGTTGCGACGGCTTAGGCGTTAAACAGTTCTTTGATGCCCGTCGAGTTGTGAATGATGAGCTCACGTTGGGCGAGGGGGCTATTAAAGGTTGGGATAGACGTAATGCCTATACTTTTCAAATGCTCAACTCGCTGGCAACGCATTATAAATTTAGCTTAGATACGCCATTTAAGGATTTAACAGAGAAGCAACAAGGGCTAGTGTTAAATGGCAGTGGAACAGAGCAAATTACCTTTAATTATTTAAATGATCGTGGTGATGTTGTAAAACGTAAACATCCTTTTGAGGGGGTATTACCTAACTTAGAGCGTCGCTACCATGAAACGGAGTCCCAAAGTGTTCGTGAAGATCTTGCTAAGTTAATTAGTACAAGGGCTTGCCCTGACTGTAAAGGTACAAGATTACGTCCTGAGGCACGCTTTGTTTGGGTGGGTGAGAAAACATTACCTGAGGTTGTTCAGTTACCCATAGAAGATTGCTACCAATACTTTTCAACCCTTAAGCTAACAGGAACTAAAGGTGCTATTGCTGAGAAGATACTGAAAGAGATTAGCCAGCGTTTAGAGTTTTTGGTCAATGTGGGGTTGGATTATTTAACCTTGGAGCGTAGCGCGGAGACTTTGTCAGGTGGTGAGGCACAGCGTATTCGTTTAGCAAGCCAGATAGGTGCTGGTTTAGTGGGGGTGATGTATATTTTAGATGAACCCTCAATCGGTTTGCACCAACGTGATAATGATAGGCTGCTTAAAACCTTAACCCACTTGAGGGATTTAGGTAACACCGTCATCGTTGTTGAACACGATGAAGATGCTATCCGATTGGCAGATTATGTGATAGATATTGGCCCAGGTGCAGGTGTTCATGGTGGTGCCATTGTTGCACAAGGTACACCTGAAGAGATTATGAAAAATCCTGACTCTATCACAGGTAAATATTTATCAGGTATTTTGAAGATTGAAGTACCTGAAAAACGCACAGCCTATAATAAGAAAAAAGAATTGGTACTAAAGGGTGCGAAAGGTAATAACTTAACAGGCGTTGATTTACACATTCCATTAGGATTATTTACTTGTATTACAGGAGTTTCTGGTTCAGGAAAATCAACATTGATTAATGATACCCTTTACCCTTTGGCTGCGACAGCATTAAATAATGCAACAACACTGGAAGTGGCAGCGTATGATTCTATTAAAGGTCTTGATCAGTTAGATAAGGTGGTTGATATTAATCAAAGCCCGATTGGGCGTACACCTCGTTCAAATCCTGCGACCTATACCAATATCTTTACCCCTATTCGAGAGCTTTTTGCCGCGGTGCCCGAGTCGCGTGCAAGGGGTTATAATGTGGGGCGCTTTTCATTTAATGTGAAAGGCGGGCGTTGTGAAGCTTGTCAGGGGGATGGTGTGATTAAGGTTGAGATGCATTTTCTTCCTGATGTCTACGTCCCTTGTGATGTGTGTAAAGGAAAGCGTTATAACCGTGAAACTTTGGATATTAAATACAAGGGTAAAACTATTCATGAAGTGCTAGAAATGACCATAGAAGACGCCGCTCAGTTTTTTGACGCGGTACCTGCTTTGTCACGTAAGCTACAAACCCTTATTGATGTAGGTTTGTCCTACATTAAATTAGGACAAAGTGCTACAACGTTGTCGGGTGGTGAAGCCCAGCGTGTTAAGTTGGCGCGTGAGCTTTCTAAACGGGATACTGGTAAAACGTTGTATATCTTAGATGAGCCTACCACAGGACTTCATTTTGCCGATATTCAGCAGCTGTTAGTAGTGTTACATCGTTTACGTAATGATGGTAATACAGTAGTGGTGATTGAGCATAATTTAGATGTGATTAAGACTGCTGACTGGATTGTTGATTTGGGTCCTGAGGGTGGTTCAAAAGGTGGAAAAATTATTGCTTCAGGCACACCAGAAGAAATTGCAGAGCTTGAGTATTCATGGACAGGTAGGTTCTTAAAGCCTTTACTGGTGTCTCAACAACAAGCTAAAAAAACCAAGAAAAAATCTAAATAGGTAAAACCACTGTTGCTATCTAGTGGCAGTGGTTATTGTTTGATGTTAATGCGCCCTTGTTAATCATTTGATTCTCCTTGATAATAACCCTATTTATTAGTTTTTAAAGGGATCGATCAATGAAAAAAATAGGGCTGTTGCTACTTGTATTATCTTCAAGTGTTGTGTGTGCTGAATCGCGTTTAGATACGGTATTAAAAAAAGGTATTTTGACTGTATGCACAACAGGGGATTATAAGCCCTATACCTATGAAACAGCTAAAGATCAGTATGAAGGGATTGATATTTCCATGGCTGAGTCTTTAGCGAAATCATTAGGGGTAACCGTCAATTGGGTTAAAACCACTTGGAAAACCTTAACGCCTGACTTCCTTAAAGGGGAGTGTGATATTGCTATGGGAGGCATTTCTGTTACCTTAGAGAGGCAAAAAATTGCATTTTTCTCTGATCGATTAGATGTTGATGGGAAGATTCCTTTAGTGCGGTGTGAAGATAAAGACAAATATCAAACAATTGAACAAATTAATCAACCCTCTGTGCGTGTTATTGAACCTAAAGGAGGAACAAACGAGCGCTTTGCAAATGCTTATTTACCTAAGGTTAATTTGACATTGTCTCCAGATAACATGGGTATTTTTAAGCAATTGGTAGATAAGCAGTATGATGTGATGATTACAGATACTTCTGAAGCATTATATCAACAAAAGCGTAATCCTACACTTTGTGCAATTAATCCCCGGCAACCAATGCAATACAGTGAAAAAGCCTACATGTTGCCTAAAGGTGATGTGACATGGAAACTGTATGTTGACCAATGGTTGCATTTAAGTAATCAAACAGGTGAGCGACAAAAAGTAACTAGCCAATGGCTAGGTGATTACTAGCCTAAGGTTCTGCCGTATAGCGACTTGAAATAGCTATGCGGTTCCACGTGTTAATGGTGATAGCTAACCACTCGATGGCCGCAATTTGTTCCTCTGTAAGGTATGTTGCGGCTTCTTTGTAAATGCCCTCGGGTACTTGATCATCTGCGATGAGGGTGATTTTTTCGGTTAATTTCAATGCACTGCGTTCTAAAGAAGAGAAGTACTGGCTTTCCTCCCACGCACTTAATAAGGTGATACGCTCGATGCTTTCACCATGTTTTAGTGCATCTTGTGTGTGCAGTCGAATGCAAAAAGCACATTGGTTAATTTGTGAGGCTCTTAGGCGAAGTAAATGTGAAAATCCTTCATCAATACCTGCATCGTTTATGACTTGTGAAGCCAGTTTATCTAGCTCAGCTACACATTTATAGAGGGTAGGGTTTGACTTGCCAAGATTGATTCTTTTCATAATAAATAGCCTATTTGTCGTTAATTACTTACATCATATACTAAAATAGCGTATCAATAATGGTTGGTAGTGAAGAGAAGTGGGTAGTGGTCTATAAAAAAGAAAGAAATTGTTATTATCATCAGGTGATTGTGATTTTTGTTTATATAAAAATGAGCATGGCTACTTTTTGGAAGTACCTATTCTTGTTGGGCAAATAGCTTGGTCAAGAACAGTGGCGCTTACGAAAATACAATTTGAGTTGTTCTTAGTCAATGATCCCCCTGCTATTATTGTTGCAAGCCAGCAAGTAGAACAAGGAAGTAAAGAGGCAAGGCCAGCCTTTGATAGACTAAGAAAGGAAAGCATATGAACAATAAATGAAATAGGTGCTAGCATAAAATTAGAAAATGTGGTATAAATTGCGCCCTTAACTCGGCCTTACGGCTATTTTTTAAAACCCGCACATATATCGACACAGTATTCTGGGTGCCTATTTGGTTGAATGCTGGGATATATGGAGGCTTAACCCATAGAGGAATAAAAATGTCTCAAGTATCAATGCGTGATATGCTTCAAGCTGGTGTGCATTTTGGCCACCAAACTCGTTACTGGAATCCAAAAATGGGTAAATACATTTTCGGTGCGCGTAACAAAATCCATATCGTTAACCTAGAAAAAACATTACCTATGTTTAACCAAGCAATGGCTTTCTTAGGAAAAGCAGTTGCTGGAAAAAATAAGGTATTATTTGTAGGTACTAAGCGTTCAGCAAGCAGAATTGTTGCTGAGCAAGCAACACGTTGCAAAATGCCTTATGTTGATCACCGTTGGTTAGGTGGTATGTTGACGAACTACAAAACTATTCGTCAGTCTATTAAGCGCCTACGTGAGTTAGAAGCTCAATCTCAAGATGGTACTTTTGATAAATTAACTAAGAAAGAAGCATTAATGCGTACACGCGACTTAGAAAAGTTAGAGCGTAGTCTTGGTGGTATTAAAGACATGGGTGGTTTACCTGACGTATTATTTGTTGTCGATGTTGACCACGAAAAAATCGCTATTGCAGAAGCAAACAAATTAGGGATTCCTGTTATCGGTATCGTTGATACAAATAGTAATCCAGAAGGTGTTGATTACATTATTCCTGGTAATGATGATGCGATTCGTGCGATTCAATTGTATTTAGGTACTGCAGCTGATGTAGTATTAGCAGCTAAGCAAGGTTCTGGTGCTGCTTTAGCTGAACAGTTTGTTGAAGAAAATGTAGCTGATGAGGCTGCTGAAGGCTAATTATTATTGCCCTTCTTTAATTGATAAAATTAAGGGGGCATTGCCCCCTTTTCTGACTTTAGAGCTAGCTATTTAAAGTTTATAAGCTAATTAAGAGGATATAAAAATGGCAGAAATTACTGCAGCATTAGTAAAAGAATTGCGTGAGCGTACTGGTCTTGGCATGATGGAATGTAAAAAAGCATTAGTAGCTGCCGCTGGTGATATTGAAAAAGCGATTGATGAATTACGTAAATCAGGTGCTGTAAAATCTGCTAAAGCAGCAGGTCGTGTAGCTGCTGATGGCGTGGTTGCAGCTAAAGTGTCTGCTGATGGTAAATACGGTATCATGATCGAAGTTAACTCAGAAACTGACTTCGTGGCACGTGATGATAATTTCAAAGGTTTTGTGGCTGACACATTAGAAAAAGCATTTGCGGGTAAGATTACTGATGTAGCTGAGTTGGCTGCTCAACAAGAAACTGCAAGACAAGCATTAGTACAAAAGATTGGTGAAAATATTTCTATTCGCCGTATTGCTGCGGTTGAAGGGGATGTAGTTGGTGCTTATGTTCATAGTAACAGCCGTCTTGCTGCTCTTGTTGCACTACAAGGTGGTGGCGATTCAGAATTAGCCAGAGATATTGCTATGCATGTTACTGCTTCTAACCCAGCAGTATTAAACCCAGAAGAAATTTCTGAAGATTTAGTAGCGAAAGAAAAAGAAGTTTTCTTAGCATTAAATAAAGATAAGATTGAAGGTAAACCAGCTGAAGTGGTTGAAAAAATGATTGCTGGCCGTATTCAAAAATTCTTAAGCGAAGCAAGCCTTGTAGGTCAAGCTTTTGTTAAAGATGATAGCGTTAAAGTTGGTGAGCACGCTAAGAAACAAGGTGCTAAAATTATTTCTTTCGTACGTTTTGGTGTTGGTGAAGGCATTGAAAAAGCAGAAGTTGATTTTGCTGCTGAAGTAGCTGCTCAAGTAGCTGCAACTAAATAAATAGTTGTGTATTAAGAAAAAGGTTATCTTATGAGATAACCTTTTTTTTATGTCGATTTATTTGGGGTGAGCTGCTTGATTGATAATAACTATAAGCATCCTTTTGAGAGTTGTTGGGGATCCTGTTGTAATTACCTACTCAATAATAAAGTCATTTTGACAATGAGGCGCAAGCTTTTTAGCTACTTACCATTCTTGAAGTTGAAGAGTGATGTGACAGACGTAGTCTATATGAATTGGTTGGTTGACCTTGAGGCGTTTAAAGATTATATACCCGAAGGTGTGACCCTTTTTGAAAAACAAGGACGTGCCTTGTTTACAATTTTGACATATAAACATCATCATTTTTCTCCTGCCTTTTTAGGCCCTTTTCGTAAGTTATTTCCATCTCCTTTACAAAGCAATTGGCGACTTTATGTTGATCAATTGCCATTAAAAACAAACAATGACCAAGAGGTCGTGTTATTTTTAAAAAATATTTTAGACAGTCATTTATTTGCAATAGGTAGCCGCCTTTTTAGTGATGCATTACCTTCGCATTTTGCAGCTTCTTTTACACACAGTAAACAGGGTGATTGTTATGAGACAATAATTACCCCTGGCGAGGGGAGTGCACCCGAGTTACAGGCACGTTTGACAGAAATGGACTCTCAACATTGGCTACCTGTAGAGTTTGAGTACTACTTTGGCGATATACAAAAAGCGCTAGAGTTTATTTGCTTACAAAAAGCAGCTATTTCTTCAATTGGTTCATCAAAAGAAGTTGCTTATGCGGGCATTGATTTACCAGTTGATATTGCAACCATTAAACCGATGCAGCTTAATGGTATCCATGTACCTTTTTTAGAAACATTGCAGGGAAATCTATCACAGCCTTTTTGTTTTGTTGTCCCTAGCGTGCCTTTTACAGTACTTTGGGAGAGAGTTTTATAGTTTAGTCAGTTGGCATTGTAAGGGATAGTTAGGAGTTATGGTGTATCGTTTCCTTAGAAATGGTGGTGTCATTTAAGGATAGTTAAATGAAAAATAATAGATATAGGCATCCAACACAGAGCAAATTAGGAACCATTTGCAATATTTTATTTAATAGTAAACTAATTTTATTTATAAGGCGAACCGCGTTTTATTGTTTGCCTTTTCCGACCCTGCGCAGTGAAGTGAAAGATGTTGTTTATATGAGCTGGCTTGTGGATAGTAAAAGCTTGGCTGACTATATTCCAGAGGGTGTTGGAATTTGTGAGCAGCGTGGGCGAACACTGATTACAGTGCTAACCTATCGGCATCATCATTTTGCACCCGTTTATGTAGGGCCATTAAGAAGAATTTTTCCTTCCCCATTACAGAGTAGTTGGCGTGTATATGTAAATAAGTTACCAAAGAATGATTGTTTAGATAAGGGGGTTATTCTTTATTTAAAAAACACCTTTGATAGCTTGTTGTTTGCAATGGGAACACGATTAACGAGTGATATAGAACCTTCTCATTTTTCCCCTAAATTTATCTTTAATAAAGAGTTTGACCACTACAATATTCATATTGAGGGTGGGATAGGGAGTGCACCTTCATTAGATGCTACTTTGTCGGTTATGGAGGATAAGGACTGGTTGCCTAAAGAATTTGAAGACTATTTTGGTAGTAAGGAAGCTGCTTTAAGGTTTATTTGTTTACAAGGTTCAGCTATTTGTTATGCAGATTCTATTCAGAAGATTGTAAGGGCAGGTATTCGGTTACCTGTTGATCTTTCAACTATTACGCCATTAAAGTTTGAAGAAGGTATAACCCCATTTTTAGATGAATTAAATGGAAATCCTTCAGAACCCTTTTGTTTTATAGTGCCTTACATTCCATTTGATGTGTTATGGGAAAAAATTCTAAAGTGAGGTTATGAAATATTTTTTATATTGTTTATGACGTATCTATAATATTAAACTTGAACAAATGGTAACAATTCGGAATAATGACGCCCCAAATGTTATTGATATTAAAATATAGCCGCTTAAATAGTTACCTGCAGGAGATTTAAAATGGCTCAGCAAGTGGGATTAAGACAACCACGCTACAAACGCATCTTATTAAAGCTTAGTGGTGAAGCGTTAATGGGAAGTGAGAACTTTGGAATAGACCCGAAAGTACTTGACCGTATGGCGCTAGAAATAGGTCAGTTAGTGGGTATTGGAGTGCAGGTCGGGTTGGTTATTGGTGGTGGTAATCTATTCAGAGGGGCTGCGTTATCAGCTGTCGGAATGGATAGGGTTACGGGCGACCATATGGGAATGCTGGCCACTGTAATGAATGGCCTTGCGATGAGAGATGCCTTAGAGCGCTCTAATATTCCTGCTTTGGTTATGTCTGCAATATCAATGGTAGGTGTGACAGACCATTATGACCGCCGTAAGGCAATGAGACATCTTAACTCTGGGGAAGTTGTAGTTTTCTCAGCAGGAACCGGAAATCCTTTCTTTACAACAGATTCAGCGGCTTGTTTAAGAGCAATTGAGATTGATGCTGATGTTGTTTTAAAAGCGACTAAAGTGGATGGGGTGTACACCGCTGATCCATTTAAAGATCCTGATGCTAAGAAGTTTGATCGATTAACTTATGAAGAAGTTTTATCACGTAAGTTGGAAGTAATGGATCTGACCGCTATTTGTTTATGTCAAGATCATAACATGCCGCTTCGTGTGTTTAATATGAATAAACCCGGTGCCCTTCTTAATATTGTTGTCGGTGGAACTGAGGGTACATTGATTGAGGAAGAAAAGAATGATCAATGAAATTAAAAAAGATACACAAACTCGTATGCATAAAACGGTTGAGTCATTAGGCCAAGCGTTTGCTAAAATTAGAACAGGTCGCGCACACCCTAGTATTCTTGAATCTATTTCTGTGCCTTATTATGGTGTTGATACACCACTCAATCAGGCTGCTAATATCACTGTTGAAGACTCCAGAACGTTGGTAGTGACAGTATTTGATAAAAGCATGGCGCAAGCGGTTGAAAAAGCGATTATGACATCAGATTTAGGATTAAATCCTGCTTCTGCGGGCACTGTTATCCGTGTTCCTATGCCACCTTTAACTGAAGAAACTCGTAAAGGTTATACAAAGCAAGCACGTTCTGAGGCGGAAAACGCACGGGTAGCGATTCGAAATATTCGACGTGATGCTATTACGCAATTAAAAGATTTGCTGAAAGATAAAGAAATCAGTGAAGATGAAGATCGACGTGCTCAAGATGAGATTCAAAAAATAACAGATAAATTTATCGCTGAGGTTGATAAAGCATTAGAGCAGAAAGAAACTGATTTAATGGCTGTCTAATAAACTGTTTATGAAAGACACAAAGCAGTTTATTGCTTCTGCAATACCAAGGCATGTAGCAATTATTATGGATGGTAATAATCGTTGGGCAAAAAAACGATTATTACCCCATGTGGCAGGCCATAGAGCTGGTGTTGCGGCTGTACGTGCAGTTGTGGAGGTTTGCATTGAGTCGGGGATTGAAGTTTTAACTTTATTTGCTTTTTCTAGCGAGAATTGGCAAAGGCCGGCAGTCGAAGTACAAGCACTTATGAAACTGTTTTTATGGGCGCTAAAACAAGAAGTTAAAAAGTTGAATCAGCATAATGTGCGATTAAAAATCATTGGTGAGCGCTCTGCATTTAGTCAAGAGCTACAAAGCTCAATGAAAGAAGCTGAGAATTTAACATCAAATAATAATGGTTTGGTATTACAAATTGCAGCTAATTATGGTGGGCAGTGGGACATCTTACAAGCCACTCAGAAAATAGCCAACGATGTAGTAGCAGGCAATATACAACCCGATGAAATTACAATCAACCATATAGAAAATTATTTAGTAACATCTCCTCTTGTTATGCCTGATTTATGTATTCGTACAGGTGGAGAACATAGGATTAGTAATTTCTTATTATGGCAGTTAGCTTATACAGAGCTTTATTTTTCAGAAATGTTTTGGCCCGATTTTAAGCATGAAGCTATGCGTGAAGCATTGGCTGATTTTGCCGCAAGGCAGCGTCGCTTTGGTAAAACTAGCGAGCAAATAGAGCGAGGAGAGTAGAACATGTTAAAACAACGAGTATTAACAGCATTGGTACTTATTCCTATTGCTTTATGGGGGTTTTTCTATCTGGATGGTCGCGCTTTTGCTATTTTTGTTGGTGCAGTAGTGACAATAGGTGCATGGGAATGGGCAAGATTGGCAGGGCTCGAAGAGTCAAATAGTCGCTTAACCTATGCAGGTATTTGCGCATTGCTCCTCATCTTGTTGTGGAATATGCCTTCAGTCGCTAGATTAGTTGTATTGCTAGGTATTTTTTGGTGGGGGTTTGCTTGGTTATTAGTGCTGGGCTTTCCAGATTCAGCGAGTTATTGGAAAAATAACACAACAAAATATGTAATAGGATTACTCATTTTATTACCTGCTTGGCAGGGGCTTATGTTATTAAAGCAAGATGAGTATGGTAATTGGATTATTTTTAGTATTATGCTCTTTGTTTGGGCGGCTGACATTGGCGCGTATTTTGCTGGGAGAACATGGGGTAAAGATAAACTTGCTCCTAAAGTAAGTCCGGGCAAAAGCTGGCAGGGTCTATGGGGAGGCATGCTAGCGGCAGTTGTTGTCGGCTTAATTATTTATATGAAAACAAATATTTTCGACGATAAGTTACTTATTGGCTTAATTTGTTTAGTTATTTTAGTGACTTTCTCCGTCCTAGGTGATTTAACAGAAAGTATGTTTAAACGCGAAGTGGGTCTTAAAGACAGCAGTAATTTATTACCGGGGCATGGTGGCGTATTAGACAGAATCGATAGTCTAACCGCAGCGATACCAGTTGCTGTTTTATTGTTATGGGTTCTTGGTAGCTAATTGTGCAACGTATTTGTGTTTTAGGAGCAACTGGCTCTATTGGTAAAAGTACTCTAGATGTTATTGCAAGACATCCAGAGTGTTACGAAGCGTTTGCATTGACCGCACATACAAGGATTGCAGAGTTAGTACAGTTATGTATTCAGTTTCGTCCTCAGTATGCCGTTGTTGCTAATGAGGCCAATAGGCTTTCTGTTCAGCAAAGTCTTCAAGAAAATGGCATTAAAACTGAAGTTTTGAGTGGTTCTCAAGCGTTATGTGATGTCGCTAGTCATCCAGATGTAGATGCCGTGATGGCCGCTATTATCGGGGCAGCAGGCTTATTGCCAACACTTTCTGCAGTAAAAACAGGAAAGAAAATCCTGTTAGCTAATAAAGAAGCATTGGTTATGTCTGGTGCTTTATTTATGCAGGCAGTTGAAGATTATCATGCTACATTATTGCCTATTGATAGTGAACATAATGCTGTATTTCAGTGCATGCCGAGCTCTTTTAAAAGAAACTTAGATGAAGTGGGCGTGGAGCGAATATTACTGACAGCATCTGGTGGTCCATTCCGAAATACGCCAAAAGAACAGTTAGTTAATGTAACGCCAGAACAAGCCTGTGCACATCCCAATTGGTCTATGGGGCGAAAAATCTCTGTTGATTCAGCCACTATGATGAATAAAGGGCTTGAGTTTATTGAAGCCTGTTGGCTTTTCAATGCACAGCCTGAACAGATCGAGGTGGTTATTCATCCTCAGAGTATTATTCACTCTATGGTTGCTTATACTGATGGTAGTGTATTAGCAGAGTTAGGCAATCCTGA
Coding sequences within it:
- the ispC gene encoding 1-deoxy-D-xylulose-5-phosphate reductoisomerase; amino-acid sequence: MQRICVLGATGSIGKSTLDVIARHPECYEAFALTAHTRIAELVQLCIQFRPQYAVVANEANRLSVQQSLQENGIKTEVLSGSQALCDVASHPDVDAVMAAIIGAAGLLPTLSAVKTGKKILLANKEALVMSGALFMQAVEDYHATLLPIDSEHNAVFQCMPSSFKRNLDEVGVERILLTASGGPFRNTPKEQLVNVTPEQACAHPNWSMGRKISVDSATMMNKGLEFIEACWLFNAQPEQIEVVIHPQSIIHSMVAYTDGSVLAELGNPDMRTPIAHALAWPKRIASGVAPLDLFKIAQLDFHQPDNERFPCLKLAEQAMITRGTAPAILNAANEVAVAAFLQSKIKFTEIVQLIDYVLDKQPVIQADSLETILQEDAEARKSSCNYLKKLGK